ACCGGGACCAGATGAGCAAGACATGACGAGACCGCAGATACGCCCATCTCGTCCAGCTTCGCCTGACACGGCAGAGCTTCGACGCGTCAAGAAAGCTGTCAAGGGCTTCCCACCGCGGGAAGTGGCCGACTTCCTCGTCTCCGTGTGCATCGCCTACGGGACGGATGTCTTTTTCTACCTCGACCAGGCACAGTTCACAGCCGAACTCGACCAATTCTACACGTGTCAGGTATCGCCTCTACGACTGGACACGGGCTTTGTGTGTCTTGCCTTGGCGGTGTTTGCTCTGGGTAGCCAGTGGACGGCTATGGCTCGGCCAGAAGACTCGCGCGTCGAGAACGCGGCCGCTGGTCACAACTTTGACCCTGGCCGCGTCTTCTACGACCAGGCTCGCATCCTGATACCTGACCTCATCGACCGGTCGTGCATCAGATCCGTCCAGGCGACCTTCATCCTTGGCGTCTATCTCATGCCGGCCAGCGCTATCAGCGCCTCATATGTTTACATGGGCCTGGCCCTGCGGAAAGCACTCTCGATCGGACTCCATCAAGAGCCCGACGATCCGGCGCTGAGCTCCGAGGAAAAGGAGGCTCGGAGGAGGCTTTGGTGGTCTATTTACTCCTTGGAAAGGTTTGTTCTGCTCCCAACAGCGCGCGTGGCTCTCGCTCGAAACCCAAGCTGATGGTTCCCGACTTCCAGGACCGTCACCATCAAGCTCAACCGACCACGATCCATCAGCCAGGACATCATCTCAGCCCGCCTCCCTCGACCAACATCGCGGGACAAAGTCCAGAGGTTTGATAACGTCCAGCACCAGATCGCCAACGCGAACTtcgtcctcatcatcgacaaGCTCTCACAGCCCGGGTAAGTCGCTCCTCTCACCGAGTAAAAGCTACGTCTTCCTTGCTTCTGGATTATGTTCTGACACAACGCCCCTTCAGCGCGTGGTCAAGTACCAACCAGCAGCCTCTACCCGACTCAGATCTGCCCCAAACTCTACAAGACACCAAGGTCTCGCTCAAGACGTGGAAAAAGGACCTGCCGCCCTCTCTCGACCTCCGGAACATCAACCCCAAGTCCTCCAGCTACCGGGCCGTcttccacctccacctcAACTACTACTTCGCCTGGATAGACATGGGCAAGGTGtccgtcgtcaccgtcgtgCGAGCACGTCTCCGCGCAGCGTTCCGCCCCGGCGACGAGCCCCAGGCCATCAGCCAGAGCATCCAAAGCTCGGCCGACGCGTGTATCAGAGCAGCCAAGAAGATgctcgacctcttcgacggcctctgccgcggcggcaacatggcgcgcttctccttcacCGACTTCCAGGGCTGCAGCAtcgccaccatcatcgtGCTGCTCGCCGGCATCCTGGACCGCGACGCCGGGTACGAGGGCCGCGTGGGTTTCGGGCTGGACTGCCTCCGCCGGATGGCCTGTGGCGGGAACGCCACGGCGAGGATGGGCGTGCGGTTCGTCGAGGCTCTGCAGTCCATCACGGATGAAGCGAGGCGCAAGCTGGTGAACGCGCCACGGGAGCGTGGAACCGGGTCTGCTGGTTCAGCAAAAGGGGAAGACGGCTATGGACGCTGGGCTGAGTGGCTTGCCAGCACGGAGAATACTACCATTCAAAACTCCTCGGGTGacgagtccgagtccgacTTGGAACAGGCAGAGGAGTCGACGATCAATGTCGTGGGCGTATCATCGTGGCCGCCAGCCCTGCAACCCTCTCCAtgggaggaagaggctgcCCTTCAGCTCCAAGAAATGTCAACATCCAGGCTTCTGCCGATTAATGATCCAGAGGTTCCTCATGGTGACCAGGGTTCAATGGGCATGCCGGCTTCTGAAGATGCCTGGATGCCTTCACTTGCTTGGAACGATGACCAAATGTACCTGATGGGACTAACTGGCATGGATGTCCTAGACTTCACGAGCATGTCTTAGCTGCTGACAGCAAGGCAGCTGGGACTTGACCCCCCTTGGCCTTCCTTGTTACATTTGCATATTTGTATTAATGTTACCGTCTCACAAACTATAACGCCGGCTTGATTCGGACCGGCACGGCAGCATCCTCAACCATGCCGTTCCAGCGGCTCTTATAAACCCGCCCCTCCTTGATGACCCCGAGGACGTGGGCCTCCGGGTCGTCCAAGATGGAAACGTCCTCGGCCGGGTTGGCATCGGTGATGACGAGGTCCGCCACGAATCCCACCCGGACCTGGCCCAGCGAAGCCTCCCTGCCGACCATCTTGGCCGGGTTGATGGTGGCACTCTGCAGGACCGCAAGCGACGGCAGCGCCCTTCCTCGCAACGTGAACTCGAAGGACTGCGCCGCGCCGAGCGGCCCGAGGAGGTCGGTGCCGAAGCAGATggtgacgccggcgtcgtaCGCCGTCTTCAGAGCGACGAGCCCCGCGTGGAGCACCTCCTCGTTCTTGGACATGGACTCGGGCGGCAGGTAGCCCTTCCACTTTGGCGAGGCCATCTGGGCGTACGTGATGAGCGTCGGCGTCAGGTAGACCCCCCTCTCGGCCATCACCTTGGCCGTGGGCGCGTCGACAAAGTTGCCGTGCTCGATGCCCCGGACGCCGTTGTCGATGCAGTGCCGGATGGCCCTGGTCGTGTAGGCGTGGGCCGTGACATACGTGCCCGCGTTGGCGGCGCACTCGACCATGGCGCGgatctcggcgccggtgaaCTGCAGGTGGTCGATCCTgtccgtcggcgtcgacacgCCGCCGGAGCCCATGATcttgatgaagtcggccCCGCCGCGGATCtcctcccgcaccgccgtCATGCACTCCGGCACGCCGTTGCACAGCctgccgaggccgttggTCGAGCCGCCGCAGCACTCGCTGTGGTCGTGCACGCCGCGGAtgtcgccgtggccgccggcctgcGACAGCGCGTGGCCCGCGATGAAGAGCCTCGGGCCGGGgaagacgccgtcgtcaacggccTCCTTCAGCGC
The DNA window shown above is from Colletotrichum destructivum chromosome 2, complete sequence and carries:
- a CDS encoding uncharacterized protein (Putative zn(2)Cys(6) fungal-type DNA-binding domain, transcription factor domain, fungi), whose amino-acid sequence is MESPAERRRRRRRVPDAVRKRASRACDRCKARKNRCVETASGICVRCTEGSHPCRFDRERDGDEEVSGSAATVTASTSSTKPENGVAILPEGANDSLDDDCSPAASVPSEAFMWPRFLSRLRDAFCLDSQPGPDEQDMTRPQIRPSRPASPDTAELRRVKKAVKGFPPREVADFLVSVCIAYGTDVFFYLDQAQFTAELDQFYTCQVSPLRLDTGFVCLALAVFALGSQWTAMARPEDSRVENAAAGHNFDPGRVFYDQARILIPDLIDRSCIRSVQATFILGVYLMPASAISASYVYMGLALRKALSIGLHQEPDDPALSSEEKEARRRLWWSIYSLERTVTIKLNRPRSISQDIISARLPRPTSRDKVQRFDNVQHQIANANFVLIIDKLSQPGAWSSTNQQPLPDSDLPQTLQDTKVSLKTWKKDLPPSLDLRNINPKSSSYRAVFHLHLNYYFAWIDMGKVSVVTVVRARLRAAFRPGDEPQAISQSIQSSADACIRAAKKMLDLFDGLCRGGNMARFSFTDFQGCSIATIIVLLAGILDRDAGYEGRVGFGLDCLRRMACGGNATARMGVRFVEALQSITDEARRKLVNAPRERGTGSAGSAKGEDGYGRWAEWLASTENTTIQNSSGDESESDLEQAEESTINVVGVSSWPPALQPSPWEEEAALQLQEMSTSRLLPINDPEVPHGDQGSMGMPASEDAWMPSLAWNDDQMYLMGLTGMDVLDFTSMS
- a CDS encoding Putative metal-dependent hydrolase, composite domain superfamily, with amino-acid sequence MVTEADLKPWLRAPVRRYILTNATVVDVTDGSLRPNAAVQIKDGLIDAIIDSTESAVRSAQQQGFETIDCAGKFICPGLIDAHVHLVAVPGFGDLSKAFGNANDVSLLRQPYVCAQMLHRGFTSVRDCGGAQQALKEAVDDGVFPGPRLFIAGHALSQAGGHGDIRGVHDHSECCGGSTNGLGRLCNGVPECMTAVREEIRGGADFIKIMGSGGVSTPTDRIDHLQFTGAEIRAMVECAANAGTYVTAHAYTTRAIRHCIDNGVRGIEHGNFVDAPTAKVMAERGVYLTPTLITYAQMASPKWKGYLPPESMSKNEEVLHAGLVALKTAYDAGVTICFGTDLLGPLGAAQSFEFTLRGRALPSLAVLQSATINPAKMVGREASLGQVRVGFVADLVITDANPAEDVSILDDPEAHVLGVIKEGRVYKSRWNGMVEDAAVPVRIKPAL